A genomic window from Motilibacter aurantiacus includes:
- a CDS encoding MDR family MFS transporter has protein sequence MTHRQILEALSGLLLGMFVAILSSTVVSNALPRIIAELGGGQSAYTWVVTSTLLAMTASTPLWGKLADLYSKKLLVQLALLIYVVASVAAAFSQNTGTLIGCRALQGIGAGGLTALAQVVMAAMISPRERGRYSGYLGAVFAVATVGGPLIGGVIVDTSWLGWRWCFGVGVPFALAAIVILQKTLRLPVVRRQVRIDWLGATLIAAAVSLVLIWVSLAGHNFDWGSWQTAAMLAGAFVLGALAIWVESHAAEPVIPLKLFRNSTITLATVASLFVGVAMFGATVFLSQYFQLARGDSPTKAGLMTLPLIAGLFLSSTITGRIISSTGLWKRWLVAGTVLITIGFALMGTMRADTPYVLLALYMFVSGAGVGMTMQNLVLSVQNAVPVSELGVASSTVAFFRSLGGAVGVSALGAVLGHEVKDSITSGLARLGVPAGGEAGGSSIPDLGTLPGPVRAVVEDAYGRGAAETFIIAAPFALLAFLCVIFIKEVPLRRANVTADGEPAEVVEQHEGAAAVEGVPVVGARPQEGAGTRG, from the coding sequence ATGACGCACCGGCAGATCCTGGAGGCGCTGTCCGGGCTGCTGCTCGGGATGTTCGTCGCGATCCTGTCCTCGACCGTCGTCTCGAACGCCCTGCCGCGCATCATCGCCGAGCTCGGCGGCGGGCAGTCGGCGTACACCTGGGTGGTCACCTCCACCCTGCTCGCGATGACCGCCTCGACCCCGCTCTGGGGAAAGCTGGCCGACCTCTACAGCAAGAAGCTGCTCGTGCAGCTCGCGCTCCTGATCTACGTCGTGGCCTCCGTGGCCGCGGCGTTCTCGCAGAACACCGGGACGCTCATCGGCTGCCGGGCGCTGCAGGGAATCGGCGCCGGCGGGCTCACCGCCCTGGCCCAGGTCGTGATGGCAGCGATGATCTCGCCCCGTGAGCGCGGCCGCTACAGCGGCTATCTCGGCGCGGTCTTCGCGGTCGCGACCGTCGGCGGCCCGCTCATCGGCGGCGTGATCGTGGACACCTCGTGGCTCGGCTGGCGCTGGTGCTTCGGAGTCGGGGTGCCGTTCGCGCTCGCCGCGATCGTGATCCTGCAGAAGACCCTCCGCCTGCCGGTCGTCCGCCGCCAGGTCCGCATCGACTGGCTCGGCGCGACGCTGATCGCCGCGGCCGTCTCGCTGGTCCTCATCTGGGTGTCGCTGGCCGGGCACAACTTCGACTGGGGCTCGTGGCAGACCGCCGCGATGCTCGCCGGGGCCTTCGTGCTGGGCGCGCTGGCCATCTGGGTGGAGTCCCACGCCGCCGAGCCGGTGATCCCGCTGAAGCTGTTCAGGAACTCGACCATCACCCTGGCCACCGTCGCCAGCCTGTTCGTCGGCGTCGCGATGTTCGGCGCGACCGTCTTCCTCAGCCAGTACTTCCAGCTGGCCCGCGGCGACTCGCCGACCAAGGCCGGCCTCATGACGCTGCCGCTCATCGCCGGGCTGTTCCTGTCCTCCACGATCACCGGTCGGATCATCAGCTCGACCGGGCTGTGGAAGCGCTGGCTGGTCGCCGGCACGGTCCTCATCACCATCGGGTTCGCCCTCATGGGGACGATGCGCGCCGACACGCCGTACGTCCTGCTCGCCCTCTACATGTTCGTCTCCGGGGCCGGCGTCGGCATGACCATGCAGAACCTCGTGCTCTCGGTGCAGAACGCCGTCCCGGTGAGCGAGCTGGGGGTGGCCAGCTCGACCGTCGCCTTCTTCCGCAGCCTCGGCGGTGCCGTCGGCGTCTCGGCCCTGGGCGCCGTGCTCGGACACGAGGTGAAGGACTCGATCACCTCCGGCCTGGCCAGGCTGGGCGTCCCCGCCGGCGGGGAGGCGGGCGGCTCGTCGATCCCCGACCTCGGCACGCTGCCCGGCCCGGTCCGCGCGGTCGTCGAGGACGCCTACGGCAGGGGAGCCGCGGAGACCTTCATCATCGCGGCGCCGTTCGCGCTGCTGGCCTTCCTCTGCGTCATCTTCATCAAGGAGGTCCCGCTCCGGCGGGCGAACGTGACGGCCGACGGGGAGCCGGCCGAGGTCGTGGAGCAGCACGAGGGGGCTGCCGCCGTCGAGGGCGTGCCGGTCGTCGGGGCACGCCCCCAGGAGGGGGCGGGGACCCGCGGCTGA
- a CDS encoding MarR family winged helix-turn-helix transcriptional regulator — protein MGVSTETCSRLIDQLPVLTGLKRELVRTVPEALLPGLGALGVLAQDGPLRPSALADRLHVDLSVISRQAGQLAAQGLVERLPDPEDRRSHRLRITEDGRTRLAGVREALAGRLAQRLDTWAQRDAETLVQLLTCLRLATEGAPTSPTPGAPAGSAAARGDRA, from the coding sequence ATGGGTGTGAGTACCGAGACCTGCTCGCGGCTCATCGACCAGCTGCCTGTGCTCACCGGGTTGAAGCGCGAGCTCGTGCGCACCGTCCCGGAGGCGCTGCTGCCCGGGCTCGGCGCGCTGGGCGTGCTGGCCCAGGACGGGCCGCTGCGCCCCAGCGCGCTGGCCGACCGGCTGCACGTGGACCTGTCGGTGATCAGCAGGCAGGCGGGGCAACTGGCCGCGCAGGGGCTCGTCGAGCGTCTGCCCGACCCGGAGGACCGGCGCAGCCATCGGCTGCGGATCACCGAGGACGGGCGGACCCGGCTCGCCGGCGTGCGCGAGGCCCTGGCCGGCCGACTGGCTCAACGTCTTGACACATGGGCCCAACGGGACGCGGAGACCCTGGTCCAGCTCCTGACCTGCCTTCGCCTCGCCACCGAGGGCGCACCGACATCACCCACACCCGGAGCCCCGGCCGGCTCCGCCGCTGCACGAGGAGACCGGGCATGA
- a CDS encoding MarR family winged helix-turn-helix transcriptional regulator → MHTLDQELGMDPGVDAEAYRALEHELAVFLRRARAASKELAREVHPDMEPDAYGLLVRLSESEGSRGTDLAAYFGVGKPTISRQVRLLEELGLVRRTPDPSDGRAFLLVLTEEGARRLAPVREARRRIYRQMLDSWPTEDVAKFAELLGRLNAAG, encoded by the coding sequence ATGCACACCCTCGACCAAGAGCTGGGCATGGACCCGGGAGTCGATGCCGAGGCCTACCGCGCCCTGGAGCACGAGCTCGCGGTGTTCCTGCGCCGCGCCCGGGCCGCCTCCAAGGAGCTGGCCCGCGAGGTCCATCCGGACATGGAGCCCGACGCGTACGGGCTGCTGGTGCGGCTGTCGGAGTCCGAGGGGTCCCGGGGCACCGACCTCGCGGCCTACTTCGGCGTCGGCAAGCCGACGATCAGCCGGCAGGTCCGGCTGCTCGAGGAGCTCGGGCTGGTCCGGCGTACCCCCGACCCGAGTGACGGCCGCGCCTTCCTGCTGGTGCTGACCGAGGAGGGCGCACGCCGGCTGGCCCCGGTGCGCGAGGCCCGGCGACGCATCTACCGGCAGATGCTGGACTCCTGGCCGACCGAGGACGTCGCCAAGTTCGCCGAGCTGCTCGGGCGGTTGAACGCCGCCGGCTGA
- a CDS encoding response regulator, whose protein sequence is MGDQHTSIDVLLVEDDPGDVLMTREAFADNKVANNLYVVSDGVKAMEFLRKEGEFADAPTPDLLLLDLNLPRMDGREVLAAIKADDALRLIPVVVLTTSESQEDVLRSYSLHANAYVTKPVDFERFIEVVRQIDDFFVSVVKLPRH, encoded by the coding sequence ATGGGTGACCAGCACACGTCGATCGACGTGCTGCTCGTCGAGGACGACCCCGGCGACGTGCTGATGACGCGTGAGGCGTTCGCGGACAACAAGGTGGCGAACAACCTCTACGTCGTCAGCGACGGGGTCAAGGCGATGGAGTTCCTCCGCAAGGAGGGCGAGTTCGCCGACGCGCCGACACCGGACCTGCTGCTGCTAGACCTGAACCTGCCGCGCATGGACGGCCGCGAGGTGCTCGCCGCGATCAAGGCCGACGACGCCCTCCGGTTGATCCCCGTGGTCGTCCTCACGACGTCCGAATCCCAGGAGGACGTGTTGCGCAGCTACTCGTTGCACGCCAACGCCTACGTGACCAAGCCGGTGGACTTCGAGCGGTTCATCGAGGTCGTCCGCCAGATCGACGACTTCTTCGTCAGCGTCGTCAAGCTGCCCAGGCACTGA
- a CDS encoding sensor histidine kinase: MTGDAPAAGWSLRRRIGVLLAVVGVVLLAVVGASFALLLQVRDAQDLVATRFFAATIASTESFTNLVDAETAVRGYALTANPADLEPLTALTQPETQSEVTKRRLEILRDVVDDDPELQASYSRASEDARRWFREWAQPVIESVRLGGPTAVSTDEIERGRDLFDTLRTDYNSYLAVLQDRRTEAREDLRTQTDLLFVAVITSALVAFGVALALWYLLQRWVTRPVGELAAETRVVRSGNLRHAVVGTGPPEFVALGQDVDVMRRGLVAQLEEVERARGEIEDARTRLEEQAQDLQRSNRELEQFAYVASHDLQEPLRKVASFCQMLERRYKGQLDERADQYIAFAVDGAKRMQQLINDLLAFSRVGRMSSGQTEVDLDTCLRNALRNLSSAIEESGAQVTSDPLPTVRGEGPLLTQVFQNLVGNAVKFRGEAAPQVHIGVRREGDVWELCCRDNGIGIEPQYAERIFVIFQRLHPKDEYEGTGIGLALCRKIVEFHGGRIWIDTEQTGASGTTFRWTLPALPEDPANQTVAMGTFAGASTVQGETRGTPPPSDHGAPALADAATDMSGHAQ; this comes from the coding sequence GTGACGGGGGACGCGCCTGCCGCCGGCTGGAGCCTGCGCCGGCGGATCGGGGTGCTGCTGGCCGTCGTCGGCGTCGTGCTGCTCGCCGTGGTGGGCGCCTCGTTCGCCCTGCTGCTGCAGGTGCGCGACGCCCAGGACCTCGTGGCGACGCGCTTCTTCGCCGCCACGATCGCCTCCACCGAGTCCTTCACCAACCTGGTCGACGCCGAGACGGCGGTCCGTGGCTACGCGCTCACCGCCAACCCGGCCGACCTGGAGCCGCTGACGGCCCTGACCCAGCCCGAGACGCAGTCCGAGGTGACGAAGCGCCGGCTGGAGATCCTCCGGGACGTCGTGGACGACGACCCGGAGCTGCAGGCCTCCTACTCGCGGGCCAGCGAGGACGCCCGGCGGTGGTTCCGGGAGTGGGCGCAGCCGGTCATCGAGAGCGTCCGGCTCGGAGGGCCGACCGCCGTCAGCACGGACGAGATCGAGCGCGGCCGCGACCTCTTCGACACGCTGCGCACGGACTACAACAGCTACCTGGCCGTGCTGCAGGACCGCCGGACCGAGGCCCGCGAGGACCTCCGGACGCAGACCGACCTGCTCTTCGTCGCCGTGATCACCAGCGCCCTGGTCGCGTTCGGCGTCGCGCTGGCCCTCTGGTACCTGCTGCAGCGCTGGGTCACGCGGCCGGTCGGCGAGCTCGCCGCGGAGACCCGGGTGGTGCGCAGCGGGAACCTGCGGCACGCCGTCGTCGGCACCGGGCCTCCGGAGTTCGTCGCGCTGGGGCAGGACGTCGACGTCATGCGGCGCGGGCTGGTCGCGCAGCTGGAGGAGGTCGAGCGCGCGCGGGGGGAGATCGAGGACGCGCGCACACGTCTCGAGGAGCAGGCGCAGGACCTGCAGCGCTCCAACCGCGAGCTCGAGCAGTTCGCCTACGTGGCCTCCCACGACCTGCAGGAGCCGCTGCGCAAGGTGGCGTCGTTCTGCCAGATGCTCGAGCGGCGCTACAAGGGCCAGCTCGACGAGCGAGCCGACCAGTACATCGCCTTCGCGGTCGACGGCGCCAAGCGCATGCAGCAGCTCATCAACGACCTGCTCGCGTTCTCCCGGGTGGGCCGGATGTCCTCCGGGCAGACCGAGGTCGATCTCGACACCTGCCTGCGCAATGCGCTGCGCAACCTGAGCAGCGCCATCGAGGAGTCGGGTGCGCAGGTCACCTCCGACCCTCTCCCGACGGTGCGTGGCGAGGGGCCCCTGCTGACGCAGGTCTTCCAGAACCTCGTGGGCAACGCGGTGAAGTTCCGGGGGGAGGCCGCGCCGCAGGTCCACATCGGGGTACGGCGGGAGGGCGACGTCTGGGAGCTCTGCTGCCGCGACAACGGCATCGGCATCGAGCCGCAGTACGCCGAGCGGATCTTCGTGATCTTCCAGCGCCTGCACCCGAAGGACGAGTACGAGGGCACCGGCATCGGCCTCGCCCTGTGCCGCAAGATCGTGGAGTTCCACGGCGGCAGGATCTGGATCGACACGGAGCAGACGGGCGCAAGCGGGACGACCTTCCGCTGGACGCTGCCCGCGCTTCCCGAAGATCCCGCGAATCAAACCGTTGCCATGGGCACTTTCGCCGGGGCGTCCACCGTTCAGGGGGAGACGCGCGGCACTCCGCCGCCGTCGGACCACGGAGCACCGGCCTTGGCCGACGCTGCAACGGACATGTCCGGTCACGCACAGTGA
- a CDS encoding PP2C family protein-serine/threonine phosphatase, with protein MDQAHVAPGLPGVGVVKVLLVEDDEGDAFLVSELLDEDAAPVQIDVATTVAAARQRLQRPGTTPYDCVLLDLGLPDANGLDALHAVLEVADGAAVLCLTGLDDEHRGVAAAAAGAQDYLVKGQVDGQLLRRSIRYAIERKRADEQLRALYASELRAAENARLERGLLPHPEVADPTIGVTTRYRPGREAVLGGDFYDVVETDDGTLFLLIGDVAGHGPDEAALGVCLRIAWRTLVLAGLDRERLLPVLEDVLVRERRSEEVFATLCMVVVAPDRSSARVFLAGHPAPLLLGESPEQLPDELVGPALGVLPGVVWGSRIVELSPGWRLMLFTDGIVEGHVGDGSERLGVPGLLALAVQSPGYPDSGALVDDLIARARELHGGDLSDDLAVVVVGHEPAAQAAAGAR; from the coding sequence ACGACGAGGGCGACGCCTTCCTCGTGTCCGAGCTGCTCGACGAGGACGCCGCACCCGTCCAGATCGACGTGGCGACCACGGTCGCGGCCGCCCGGCAGCGGCTCCAGCGGCCGGGCACCACGCCGTACGACTGCGTCCTGCTCGACCTCGGCCTGCCCGACGCGAACGGGCTCGACGCGCTGCACGCGGTGCTCGAGGTCGCCGACGGCGCCGCGGTCCTCTGCCTGACCGGCCTCGACGACGAGCACCGTGGAGTGGCCGCAGCCGCAGCCGGCGCGCAGGACTACCTCGTCAAGGGGCAGGTCGACGGCCAGCTGCTCCGCCGGTCGATCCGCTACGCGATCGAGCGCAAGCGGGCCGACGAGCAGCTGCGCGCGCTGTACGCCTCGGAGCTGCGCGCCGCGGAGAACGCCCGCCTCGAGCGCGGGCTGCTGCCGCACCCGGAGGTCGCCGACCCGACGATCGGGGTCACGACGCGATACCGGCCCGGCCGGGAAGCCGTCCTCGGCGGCGACTTCTACGACGTCGTCGAGACCGACGACGGGACGCTCTTCCTGCTCATCGGTGACGTGGCCGGCCACGGCCCCGACGAGGCCGCGCTCGGCGTCTGCCTGCGCATCGCCTGGCGCACCCTGGTCCTGGCCGGGCTGGACCGCGAGCGCCTGCTGCCCGTGCTCGAGGACGTGCTGGTCCGCGAGCGCCGGTCCGAGGAGGTCTTCGCCACCCTCTGCATGGTCGTGGTTGCGCCGGACCGCAGCTCGGCGCGCGTGTTCCTCGCCGGCCACCCGGCGCCGCTGCTGCTCGGCGAGTCCCCGGAGCAGCTGCCCGACGAGCTGGTCGGCCCGGCCCTCGGCGTGCTGCCCGGTGTCGTGTGGGGCAGCAGGATCGTCGAGCTCTCGCCCGGCTGGCGGCTGATGCTCTTCACCGACGGCATCGTCGAGGGCCACGTGGGCGACGGCTCCGAGCGGCTCGGGGTGCCGGGCCTGCTCGCGCTCGCGGTGCAGAGCCCGGGCTACCCGGACTCCGGCGCGCTCGTCGACGACCTGATCGCGCGGGCGCGCGAGCTGCACGGAGGCGACCTCTCCGACGACCTGGCGGTCGTGGTCGTGGGGCACGAGCCCGCGGCACAGGCGGCCGCGGGCGCGCGGTGA